Proteins from a genomic interval of Ralstonia wenshanensis:
- the slmA gene encoding nucleoid occlusion factor SlmA: protein MSNAQTEFPTAEPVADVAIAAPPVRKRPRPGERRVQILQTLAGMLEHPRGEKITTAGLAARLDVSEAALYRHFASKAQMFEGLIEFIEQTVFGLINQITLREEHGLRQAHAIAHMLLSFADKNPGMTRVLVGDALVGEDERLPERMAQCLDRIEASLKQSLRMAVTQGAWPADADIASRANLVVCAVLGRWHRYAKSGFRKSPVEGADAQLRVLLA, encoded by the coding sequence ATGAGCAACGCGCAAACGGAGTTTCCGACCGCCGAGCCGGTCGCGGACGTCGCCATAGCAGCACCGCCAGTACGCAAACGGCCCCGCCCGGGCGAGCGCCGCGTGCAGATTCTGCAGACGCTCGCCGGCATGCTCGAGCATCCGCGTGGCGAAAAAATCACAACCGCGGGCTTGGCTGCACGGCTGGATGTATCCGAGGCGGCGCTGTACCGTCACTTCGCCAGCAAGGCGCAGATGTTCGAAGGGCTGATCGAATTCATCGAGCAGACCGTCTTCGGCCTCATCAACCAGATCACCTTGCGTGAGGAACACGGCCTGCGGCAGGCGCATGCCATCGCGCACATGCTGCTGTCGTTTGCCGACAAGAATCCGGGCATGACGCGCGTGCTGGTGGGCGATGCGCTGGTCGGCGAAGACGAGCGCCTGCCCGAGCGCATGGCGCAGTGCCTCGATCGCATCGAAGCATCGCTTAAGCAAAGCCTGCGCATGGCGGTCACGCAGGGTGCCTGGCCGGCGGATGCCGACATCGCTTCGCGCGCCAACTTGGTTGTGTGTGCGGTGCTCGGGCGCTGGCATCGGTATGCCAAGAGCGGCTTCCGGAAGTCTCCGGTGGAAGGTGCGGATGCGCAGTTGCGGGTGCTGTTGGCCTGA
- a CDS encoding NAD-dependent succinate-semialdehyde dehydrogenase has translation MTRTDLPSAPVTPPIALKDPGLWRTQAFLAGTWADADDGATRDVTDPATGRKIGTVPGMGAAETRRAIDAAQVAQRAWRKVSARDRAKILRKLADLMMEHQQDLAAILTAEQGKPLPEAAGEIAYAASFIEWFAEEARRIYGDTIPSPQGDRRIVVQKEPIGVSAAITPWNFPIAMMTRKVGPALAAGCSMVVKPALETPYSALAFAELAARAGVPAGLLSIVTGDSQPIGGELTSNPVVRKLSFTGSTAVGRLLMRQCADDIKKLSLELGGNAPFIVFDDADVDAAVEGAMIAKYRNAGQTCVCANRFYVQRGIYDTFAAKLADSVRALRVGNGTEPGVQQGPLIHMRAMDKVQQHLDDAVRQGARVLVGGKPHALSAQGGAFFEPTVVVDAKADMLVAHEETFGPLAALIPFDTEDQAVAAANDTEFGLAAYFYTRDLGRAWRVSDALESGMVGVNTGLISTAEAPFGGVKQSGLGREGSKYGIDEYLEIKYINMAGL, from the coding sequence ATGACCCGCACTGACTTGCCGAGCGCGCCGGTTACGCCGCCGATCGCACTGAAAGACCCCGGCCTGTGGCGCACGCAGGCGTTCCTCGCCGGCACCTGGGCCGATGCCGATGACGGCGCCACGCGCGACGTGACCGACCCCGCCACCGGCCGCAAGATTGGCACCGTGCCCGGCATGGGCGCCGCCGAAACGCGCCGCGCCATCGATGCCGCTCAGGTTGCACAACGCGCCTGGCGCAAGGTGAGCGCACGCGATCGCGCCAAGATCCTGCGCAAGCTGGCCGATCTGATGATGGAGCACCAGCAGGATCTCGCTGCCATCCTCACGGCCGAGCAAGGCAAGCCGCTGCCAGAAGCCGCCGGCGAAATTGCTTACGCCGCATCGTTCATCGAGTGGTTTGCTGAAGAAGCACGCCGCATTTACGGCGACACGATTCCGTCGCCGCAGGGCGATCGCCGCATCGTCGTGCAGAAAGAGCCGATTGGCGTGAGCGCGGCCATCACGCCGTGGAATTTTCCCATCGCGATGATGACGCGCAAGGTGGGCCCGGCGCTGGCCGCCGGTTGCTCGATGGTGGTGAAGCCCGCGCTGGAAACGCCCTACTCTGCGCTTGCGTTTGCCGAGTTGGCCGCGCGCGCTGGCGTGCCGGCCGGCCTGCTGTCGATCGTCACGGGCGATTCGCAGCCGATTGGTGGCGAGTTGACCTCCAACCCCGTGGTGCGCAAGCTCAGCTTCACGGGCTCCACCGCGGTTGGCCGCTTGCTGATGCGCCAGTGCGCAGACGACATCAAGAAGCTCTCGCTCGAGCTGGGCGGCAACGCGCCGTTCATCGTGTTCGACGATGCCGACGTCGATGCAGCCGTGGAAGGCGCGATGATCGCCAAGTACCGCAATGCGGGCCAGACCTGCGTGTGCGCGAACCGCTTCTACGTGCAGCGCGGCATCTATGACACGTTTGCCGCCAAGCTGGCCGATTCAGTGCGTGCGCTGCGCGTGGGCAACGGCACGGAGCCCGGCGTGCAGCAGGGCCCGCTGATCCACATGCGCGCGATGGACAAGGTGCAGCAGCACCTGGATGACGCCGTACGCCAAGGCGCCCGCGTGCTGGTGGGCGGCAAGCCGCATGCGTTGTCTGCGCAGGGCGGCGCGTTTTTCGAACCGACGGTCGTCGTCGATGCAAAGGCCGACATGCTGGTCGCGCATGAAGAAACGTTCGGCCCGCTGGCCGCCCTCATTCCTTTCGACACGGAAGACCAAGCTGTGGCAGCCGCCAACGACACCGAGTTCGGGCTGGCCGCGTATTTCTACACGCGCGATCTGGGCCGCGCGTGGCGGGTTTCCGACGCGCTGGAATCGGGCATGGTCGGCGTCAATACGGGGCTGATCTCGACCGCCGAAGCGCCGTTTGGTGGCGTCAAGCAATCGGGGCTGGGCCGCGAGGGCTCGAAGTACGGCATCGACGAGTACCTGGAGATCAAGTACATCAACATGGCCGGCCTTTGA
- the metX gene encoding homoserine O-succinyltransferase MetX: MTDIQADPAVTAADAAQADSSPPKAHQGKPANAIGLVVPERMHFAEPLPLRNGSQISGYDLMVETYGTLNADRSNAVLICHALNASHHVAGVHAEGEVGWWDNMVGPGKPVDTNRFFVIGVNNLGSCFGSTGPMSPHPETGLPYGARFPVVTVEDWVNAQARVADRFGIQQFAAVMGGSLGGMQALAWSLMYPDRLRHCVVVASTPKLSAQNIAFNEVARSAILSDPDFHGGDYYAHNVKPKRGLRVARMIGHITYLSDEDMAAKFGRELKADDIRFSFDVEFQVESYLRYQGDKFAEYFDANTYLLITRALDYFDPALAYGGSLTKAVAHTKASYLVVSFMTDWRFAPARSRELVKALLDNKHPVTYGEIDAPHGHDAFLLEDARYHALVRAYYERIAQEIGA, encoded by the coding sequence ATGACAGACATCCAGGCTGACCCCGCGGTCACCGCAGCCGATGCGGCGCAGGCCGATTCATCCCCTCCGAAGGCACATCAGGGCAAGCCGGCCAATGCCATCGGCCTGGTCGTACCCGAGCGCATGCACTTTGCCGAGCCGCTGCCACTGCGCAACGGCTCGCAGATCAGCGGCTACGACCTGATGGTCGAAACCTACGGCACGCTCAATGCCGACCGCTCCAACGCCGTGCTCATCTGCCACGCGCTCAACGCCTCGCACCACGTGGCGGGCGTGCACGCCGAGGGCGAAGTCGGCTGGTGGGACAACATGGTCGGCCCCGGCAAGCCGGTCGACACGAACCGCTTCTTCGTCATCGGGGTGAACAACCTGGGGTCGTGTTTCGGCTCGACCGGCCCCATGAGCCCGCATCCGGAAACCGGCCTGCCTTACGGCGCGCGCTTCCCCGTGGTGACGGTGGAAGACTGGGTGAACGCCCAGGCACGGGTGGCCGACCGTTTCGGCATCCAGCAATTTGCCGCGGTGATGGGCGGCAGCCTCGGCGGCATGCAGGCGCTGGCCTGGAGCCTGATGTATCCGGACCGGTTGCGGCACTGCGTGGTGGTGGCGTCCACGCCCAAGCTGTCGGCGCAGAACATCGCCTTCAACGAGGTGGCGCGCAGCGCGATCCTGTCCGACCCCGATTTCCACGGCGGCGATTACTACGCGCACAACGTCAAGCCCAAGCGCGGCCTGCGCGTGGCCCGGATGATCGGCCACATCACGTATCTGTCGGACGAGGACATGGCCGCGAAATTCGGGCGCGAGCTGAAGGCGGACGATATCCGTTTCTCGTTCGACGTCGAGTTCCAGGTCGAGAGCTACCTGCGCTACCAGGGCGACAAGTTTGCCGAGTATTTCGATGCGAACACGTATCTGCTCATCACGCGCGCGCTCGATTACTTCGACCCCGCACTGGCCTACGGCGGCAGCCTGACCAAGGCCGTTGCGCACACCAAGGCGAGCTACCTCGTCGTCAGCTTCATGACCGATTGGCGATTCGCCCCGGCGCGCAGCCGCGAGCTGGTCAAGGCGCTGCTCGACAACAAGCATCCCGTCACCTACGGCGAGATCGACGCGCCGCACGGCCACGACGCTTTCCTTCTGGAAGACGCGCGCTACCACGCGCTGGTCCGCGCCTATTACGAACGCATCGCGCAGGAGATCGGCGCATGA
- a CDS encoding HAD-IA family hydrolase yields the protein MRTTRAMRVRHAARPFPREVPAGASPARQPVWLFDLDNTLHHASHAIFPQINRLMTAYVARVLGTDDATASQVRVDYWRRYGATILGMVRHHGVDPDDFLAEAHRFDDLRGMVRAERGLAHLLRALPGRKILLTNAPAAYAREVLRLIGLKRAFLREIAVEHMWVHRRLRPKPDPLMLRRLLARERIAPSRAILVEDTLSHLKRYRRLGIGTVWVTGYLRRVPPGVQPTSAADALHPMQATAMGARANSPHQPAATPILFANRPGYVSVKVKSVLQLKRRLVRRG from the coding sequence ATGCGAACCACCCGGGCGATGCGGGTGCGCCATGCTGCGCGCCCCTTCCCGCGCGAGGTGCCGGCGGGCGCCTCGCCCGCCCGGCAGCCGGTCTGGCTGTTCGACCTCGACAACACCCTCCACCACGCATCGCACGCGATCTTTCCGCAGATCAACCGGCTGATGACGGCGTATGTGGCTCGTGTGCTCGGCACGGACGACGCCACTGCCAGCCAGGTCCGCGTGGACTATTGGCGCCGCTACGGCGCCACGATTCTGGGCATGGTCCGCCATCATGGCGTCGACCCCGATGATTTCCTTGCCGAGGCCCACCGCTTTGACGACCTTCGCGGCATGGTGCGCGCGGAGCGCGGCCTCGCCCACCTGCTGCGTGCCCTGCCGGGGCGCAAGATCCTGCTGACCAACGCGCCGGCTGCTTACGCGCGCGAGGTGCTGCGCCTCATTGGCCTGAAACGCGCGTTCCTGCGCGAAATTGCCGTCGAGCACATGTGGGTGCACCGGCGCCTGCGTCCGAAGCCCGATCCGCTGATGCTGCGCCGGTTGCTCGCCCGCGAGCGTATTGCACCATCGCGCGCCATCCTCGTCGAAGACACGCTTTCTCACCTCAAACGCTATCGGCGCCTGGGGATCGGCACGGTGTGGGTGACGGGCTACCTGCGGCGCGTGCCGCCCGGCGTGCAGCCGACTTCGGCTGCCGATGCATTGCACCCGATGCAAGCAACGGCAATGGGCGCCCGTGCAAATTCGCCACATCAACCGGCTGCCACACCGATTTTGTTCGCCAACCGGCCCGGCTATGTGAGCGTGAAAGTAAAATCGGTGCTTCAACTAAAACGAAGGCTTGTTCGACGCGGCTAG
- a CDS encoding MocR-like pyridoxine biosynthesis transcription factor PdxR, with translation MLVDYLQRRFDRAEPGGEPDHRRLYRVLQEGILRDELQPGTRLPSSRQLATELGIARNTVIHVYEQLGVEGYVSAGVGSGTFVADTAPDRLDAAPAPAAAVAAPAVAPITEAATPSAPMLSTRGRALVRDAGASSRQWGAFMPGVPEVRMFPARIWSRLHNRLLRKPSPALLTYPVGAGYLPLRTALADYLRTARGVRCEPEQIIITAGIHPSLQLIAQLLCDAGDSAWIEDPGYWGVRSVLTAAGVRTVPLPVDDEGMRFDIPARGRQRSKPPKLMVVSPSHQYPLGSVMSLARRRALLATAHATDAWIVEDDYDSEFRYGSRPLPSLQGLDEGGRVLYMGTFSKVLFPSLRIGYLVVPPALADAFTTGLSEMFRGGQILTQAVLADFIAEGHFVSHIRRMRGVYAERRETLLASIAHEFGDALPVHDGASGLHLVLGLPAGTNDVAVADLALANDVVTRPLSRYYQDDARRLPGLLLGYGHVETEQIAARFHTLAEAIRTIG, from the coding sequence ATGCTGGTCGACTATCTGCAACGCCGCTTCGACCGCGCAGAGCCAGGCGGCGAGCCCGACCATCGGCGCCTGTACCGCGTGTTGCAGGAAGGCATCCTGCGCGACGAGCTGCAGCCGGGCACGCGCCTGCCGTCGTCGCGGCAGTTGGCCACCGAACTGGGCATCGCACGCAACACGGTCATCCACGTCTATGAGCAGCTCGGCGTGGAAGGCTATGTCTCGGCGGGCGTGGGTAGCGGCACCTTCGTCGCCGATACCGCGCCGGACCGGCTGGACGCCGCGCCGGCACCAGCCGCAGCGGTTGCCGCACCGGCGGTCGCGCCAATCACCGAAGCGGCCACGCCGTCTGCGCCGATGCTGTCCACGCGCGGCCGGGCGCTCGTGCGCGATGCAGGCGCCAGCTCACGCCAGTGGGGCGCCTTCATGCCTGGCGTACCGGAGGTGCGGATGTTTCCGGCGCGCATCTGGTCGCGCCTGCACAACCGGCTGCTGCGCAAGCCATCGCCTGCGCTGCTGACGTATCCCGTGGGTGCGGGCTACCTGCCGCTGCGCACCGCGCTGGCCGACTACCTGCGCACCGCGCGCGGCGTGCGCTGCGAGCCCGAGCAGATCATCATCACGGCAGGCATCCACCCGTCGCTCCAGCTCATCGCGCAACTGCTGTGCGACGCCGGCGACAGCGCATGGATTGAAGACCCGGGCTATTGGGGCGTACGCAGCGTCCTCACTGCCGCAGGCGTACGCACCGTGCCTCTGCCGGTGGACGACGAGGGCATGCGCTTTGACATCCCCGCGCGCGGGCGCCAGCGCAGCAAGCCGCCCAAGCTCATGGTGGTCTCGCCCTCGCACCAATACCCGCTCGGCTCGGTGATGAGCCTGGCGCGACGCCGCGCGCTGCTGGCCACCGCACACGCCACCGATGCCTGGATCGTCGAAGACGACTACGACAGCGAATTCCGCTACGGCAGCCGCCCGCTTCCCTCACTGCAAGGGCTGGATGAAGGCGGGCGCGTGCTCTACATGGGCACGTTCTCGAAAGTGCTGTTCCCCAGCTTGCGGATTGGCTATCTGGTCGTGCCGCCCGCGCTGGCCGATGCGTTTACGACGGGGCTGTCGGAGATGTTCCGCGGCGGCCAGATTCTCACGCAGGCGGTGCTCGCAGACTTCATCGCGGAGGGCCATTTCGTCTCCCACATCCGGCGCATGCGCGGGGTGTATGCGGAACGGCGCGAAACGCTGCTAGCGTCTATCGCTCACGAGTTCGGCGACGCGCTGCCGGTGCACGACGGCGCGTCGGGCCTGCATCTCGTGCTGGGCTTACCCGCCGGCACCAACGATGTGGCCGTTGCTGATCTGGCACTCGCCAATGACGTCGTCACGCGCCCACTCTCGCGTTATTACCAGGACGATGCGCGCCGCCTGCCTGGGTTGCTGCTGGGCTATGGCCATGTGGAAACGGAGCAGATTGCCGCACGGTTTCATACCTTGGCGGAAGCGATACGCACCATTGGCTGA
- the argB gene encoding acetylglutamate kinase encodes MTASAAPDPAGLAPELAHVAPALKAEILAQALPYIRKFHGKTIVIKYGGNAMTEEKLKHGFARDVILLKLVGMNPVVVHGGGPQIDEALKKVGKQGTFIQGMRVTDEETMEVVEWVLGGEVQQDIVMLINQYGGQAVGLTGKDGGLIRAKKLKMPDREHPGEFIDIGFVGDIETINPAVVKALQDDAFIPVISPIGFSDEGQAYNINADVVAGKMAEILKAEKLVMMTNIPGVMDKQGNLLTDLSAREIDELFADGTISGGMLPKISSALDAAKSGVNSVHIVDGRIEHSLLLEILTEQAFGTMIRSH; translated from the coding sequence ATGACCGCTTCTGCTGCCCCCGACCCTGCTGGCCTCGCCCCCGAACTCGCGCACGTTGCGCCGGCGTTGAAGGCTGAAATTCTCGCGCAGGCCCTGCCTTACATTCGCAAGTTCCACGGCAAGACCATCGTCATCAAGTACGGCGGCAACGCCATGACGGAAGAAAAGCTCAAGCACGGCTTCGCGCGCGACGTGATCCTGCTCAAGCTGGTGGGCATGAACCCGGTGGTGGTGCACGGCGGCGGCCCGCAGATTGACGAAGCCCTGAAGAAGGTCGGCAAGCAAGGCACCTTCATCCAGGGCATGCGCGTGACCGACGAAGAGACCATGGAAGTGGTCGAGTGGGTGCTCGGCGGCGAAGTCCAGCAGGACATCGTCATGCTGATCAACCAGTACGGCGGCCAGGCGGTCGGCCTGACCGGCAAGGACGGCGGCCTGATCCGCGCCAAGAAGCTGAAGATGCCAGACCGCGAGCACCCGGGCGAGTTCATCGATATCGGTTTCGTGGGCGACATCGAGACGATCAACCCGGCCGTGGTCAAGGCGTTGCAGGACGACGCGTTCATTCCGGTCATTTCGCCCATCGGCTTCTCTGACGAAGGCCAGGCCTACAACATCAACGCGGACGTCGTGGCCGGCAAGATGGCCGAGATCCTGAAGGCCGAGAAGCTGGTCATGATGACCAACATTCCCGGCGTGATGGACAAGCAGGGCAACCTGTTGACCGACCTGTCGGCACGCGAGATCGACGAGCTGTTTGCCGACGGCACGATCTCGGGCGGCATGCTGCCGAAGATTTCGTCGGCGCTGGATGCCGCCAAGAGCGGCGTGAACTCGGTGCACATTGTCGATGGCCGTATCGAGCACTCGCTGCTGCTGGAAATCCTGACCGAACAGGCGTTCGGCACGATGATCCGCTCGCACTGA
- the gabT gene encoding 4-aminobutyrate--2-oxoglutarate transaminase: protein MNARDPQHAPQQNAQWNARRLAATPRGVGVMTDRYAERAENALFWDVEGRRYIDFAAGIAVVNTGHRHPRLVQAVREQLDHFTHTAFQIVPYGSYVELAERLNAITPGTHAKKTAFFTTGAEAVENAIKIARAHTGRPGVIALTGAFHGRTFMGMSLTGKVVPYKTGFGPFPGSIYHVPAPVALHGVSTQDALDAIQRLFKADIDPRQVAAIIFEPVQGEGGFYQMPADFVRAIRALCDEHGIVMIADEVQTGFARTGKLFAMEHTGVLPDITTMAKGLAGGLPLSAVTGRAEIMDAPAPGGLGGTYAGNPLAVASAHAVLDIIADEKLCERSAALGARLVDALNAAQAKQPRIAEVRGVGAMVAVEFNTPDGKPDADFTKLVQQRALEAGLLLLSCGVYGNVIRFLFPLTIEDAVFEEGLAILQRALEG, encoded by the coding sequence ATGAACGCCCGAGATCCGCAACACGCGCCGCAACAGAACGCCCAATGGAATGCCCGCCGCCTGGCCGCTACGCCGCGCGGCGTTGGTGTGATGACCGACCGCTACGCCGAGCGCGCCGAGAACGCCCTGTTCTGGGACGTGGAGGGCCGCCGCTACATCGACTTCGCGGCCGGCATTGCCGTGGTCAACACGGGCCATCGCCATCCGCGTCTGGTGCAGGCCGTGCGCGAGCAGCTGGATCACTTCACCCACACCGCTTTCCAGATCGTGCCCTACGGTTCGTACGTCGAGCTGGCCGAGCGCCTGAACGCGATCACGCCGGGCACGCATGCCAAGAAGACCGCGTTCTTCACCACCGGCGCCGAGGCCGTGGAAAACGCCATCAAGATCGCACGGGCGCACACGGGCCGCCCGGGTGTGATCGCACTCACGGGCGCGTTCCACGGCCGTACGTTCATGGGCATGTCGCTGACGGGCAAGGTCGTGCCGTACAAGACGGGCTTCGGCCCGTTCCCGGGCAGCATCTATCACGTGCCGGCGCCGGTCGCGCTGCATGGCGTGAGCACGCAGGATGCGCTGGATGCTATCCAGCGTTTGTTCAAGGCGGATATCGATCCGCGCCAGGTGGCGGCCATCATCTTCGAGCCGGTGCAGGGCGAGGGCGGCTTCTACCAGATGCCCGCCGACTTTGTGCGCGCTATCCGTGCGCTGTGCGACGAGCACGGCATCGTGATGATCGCCGACGAAGTGCAGACCGGCTTTGCCCGCACCGGCAAGCTGTTTGCCATGGAGCACACCGGCGTGCTGCCGGACATCACGACGATGGCCAAGGGCTTGGCCGGCGGCCTGCCGCTGTCCGCTGTCACGGGTCGCGCAGAGATCATGGACGCGCCGGCGCCGGGCGGGCTCGGCGGCACCTACGCCGGCAACCCGCTGGCGGTGGCCTCCGCACATGCGGTGCTCGACATCATTGCCGACGAGAAACTCTGCGAGCGGTCCGCCGCGCTGGGCGCTCGCCTGGTCGATGCACTGAACGCTGCCCAGGCCAAGCAGCCGCGCATTGCAGAAGTGCGTGGCGTGGGCGCGATGGTTGCTGTCGAATTCAATACGCCGGACGGCAAGCCCGACGCCGATTTCACCAAGCTCGTGCAGCAGCGCGCGCTCGAAGCCGGCCTGCTCCTCCTGTCGTGCGGCGTGTACGGCAACGTGATCCGCTTCCTGTTCCCGCTCACGATTGAAGACGCGGTATTCGAAGAGGGCCTTGCCATCCTGCAACGTGCACTGGAGGGCTGA
- a CDS encoding zf-HC2 domain-containing protein → MPNRWGLPTCKEAHRMLVSKMDRDLSTGERLRLRVHLFACDACTRFSHQMGFLRQAMHKLGQDDDGSSPA, encoded by the coding sequence ATGCCGAACCGTTGGGGACTGCCCACCTGCAAAGAAGCCCACCGCATGCTGGTGTCGAAGATGGACCGCGACCTGTCCACAGGCGAGCGGCTGCGCCTGCGCGTGCATCTGTTTGCCTGCGATGCTTGTACGCGGTTCTCGCACCAGATGGGGTTCCTGCGCCAGGCGATGCACAAGCTCGGGCAAGACGACGACGGGAGTAGCCCAGCATGA
- a CDS encoding sigma-70 family RNA polymerase sigma factor, producing MAIAPDQLDALRPHLLRFAQLQLRDTALAEDTVADTILAVLEHPERFAGNASLKTYVIGILKHKIIDAIRSGRREVRVSLLAGGESDEAGMRSDEAVFDSLFAADGHYTSPPSDWGDPDAALSRREFFDVLQMCVDRLPPRVGRVFMMREWLELETDEICQELQITATNAWALLYRARMRLRECLDLHWFGNQPAA from the coding sequence ATGGCCATCGCACCCGACCAACTCGACGCGCTGCGCCCTCACCTGCTGCGCTTTGCGCAACTGCAATTGCGCGACACGGCCTTGGCTGAAGACACGGTGGCTGACACCATCCTCGCGGTGCTCGAACACCCGGAGCGCTTTGCCGGCAACGCCTCGCTCAAGACTTACGTGATCGGCATCCTCAAGCACAAGATCATCGATGCGATCCGCTCGGGGCGGCGCGAAGTGCGCGTCTCACTGCTTGCGGGTGGTGAATCCGATGAGGCCGGCATGCGTTCCGACGAGGCTGTCTTCGACAGCCTGTTCGCCGCCGACGGCCACTACACCAGCCCACCGTCCGACTGGGGCGACCCGGATGCCGCGCTGTCACGGCGCGAGTTCTTCGACGTGCTGCAAATGTGCGTCGATCGCCTGCCGCCGCGCGTTGGCCGCGTCTTCATGATGCGCGAGTGGCTGGAGCTGGAAACCGACGAAATCTGTCAGGAATTGCAGATCACCGCGACCAATGCGTGGGCACTGCTCTACCGTGCCCGCATGCGCCTGCGCGAGTGCCTTGACCTGCACTGGTTCGGCAATCAGCCCGCCGCCTGA
- the metW gene encoding methionine biosynthesis protein MetW: MTTQTLNPAAPSEVPNILTDRADFRAIARWIEPHSTVLDLGCGDGSLLRVLQDELDVLAYGIEIDDAGVLASTKKGVHVIQQNMEGGLALFEDKSFDTVILSQTLQTIHNTAQVLREMLRVGRECIVSFPNFGYWPHRLSIFRGRMPVSKSLPYEWYNTPNVRVLTIRDFEALAPKVGLVILDRVVLHEGSVVRWGANWRGSVAVYRVRAG, translated from the coding sequence ATGACAACGCAAACGCTGAACCCCGCTGCGCCGTCCGAGGTGCCCAACATCCTGACCGACCGCGCGGACTTTCGCGCCATCGCCCGCTGGATCGAGCCACACTCCACCGTGCTCGACCTTGGCTGCGGCGACGGCAGCCTGCTGCGCGTGCTGCAGGATGAGCTCGACGTGCTGGCCTACGGTATCGAGATCGACGATGCGGGCGTGCTGGCGTCCACGAAAAAGGGCGTGCACGTGATCCAGCAGAACATGGAGGGCGGGCTGGCGCTGTTCGAGGACAAGAGCTTCGATACGGTCATCCTGTCGCAGACGCTTCAGACCATCCACAACACGGCGCAGGTGCTGCGCGAGATGCTGCGCGTGGGCCGCGAGTGCATCGTGTCGTTCCCGAATTTCGGCTACTGGCCGCATCGGCTGTCGATCTTCCGCGGGCGCATGCCGGTGTCCAAGTCGCTGCCGTACGAGTGGTACAACACGCCCAACGTGCGCGTGCTGACCATCCGCGACTTTGAAGCGCTGGCGCCCAAGGTGGGACTGGTGATTCTCGATCGCGTTGTGCTGCACGAAGGCAGCGTGGTGCGTTGGGGAGCCAACTGGCGCGGCAGCGTGGCGGTGTACCGGGTGCGCGCGGGCTGA
- a CDS encoding copper chaperone PCu(A)C — translation MTSRSIRSSARLAMLCAGLLASAAAFAQVTVQDAWVRGTVPGQTSSGAFMTLQSADGAKVVGVSTPVAGTAVIHEMKMEGDVMRMRAMPSLDLPKGQTVQLKPGGYHVMLMNLKQPLVKDTTVPLTLKVELADKRVVEQKIEARVRDLTAGNMPAMNHGGEHKH, via the coding sequence ATGACGTCCCGATCGATCCGTTCTTCCGCTCGCCTGGCAATGCTCTGCGCAGGCCTGCTCGCCAGTGCCGCCGCTTTCGCGCAGGTCACGGTGCAAGACGCCTGGGTGCGCGGCACGGTGCCGGGCCAGACATCCAGCGGCGCGTTCATGACGCTGCAATCGGCCGACGGTGCCAAGGTGGTGGGCGTGTCGACGCCCGTGGCGGGCACGGCCGTGATCCACGAGATGAAGATGGAGGGCGACGTGATGCGCATGCGCGCGATGCCCTCGCTGGACTTGCCCAAGGGCCAGACGGTGCAGCTCAAGCCGGGCGGCTACCACGTGATGTTGATGAACCTGAAACAGCCGCTGGTGAAGGACACCACCGTGCCGCTCACGCTGAAGGTGGAACTGGCCGACAAGCGCGTCGTCGAGCAGAAGATCGAAGCCCGCGTGCGCGACCTGACCGCCGGCAACATGCCTGCCATGAATCACGGCGGCGAACACAAACATTGA